A DNA window from Eriocheir sinensis breed Jianghai 21 chromosome 22, ASM2467909v1, whole genome shotgun sequence contains the following coding sequences:
- the LOC127001936 gene encoding tetratricopeptide repeat protein 9C-like, which yields MAAAGGPSVETVVKEKLVKAKEFKVKGNEHFKQQQVKKAIKSYHSGLLYLKGINQDLNPNKLLVPTEPPPTITKEAKAEVDSLSADLHNNIAACLLKLEPVKYERVVECCQEVTELQPNNVKGWYRLGLAHHNLRNFDAAKDALKAANQIAEGQDMAVRKLMVAVDQELKRENQKFNDMFKNSLLAKKT from the exons ATGGCTGCAGCGGGGGGCCCCAGTGTGGAGACAGTTGTTAAGGAGAAGCTGGTAAAGGCAAAGGAGTTCAAAGTAAAGGGCAATGAGCACTTCAAACAACAGCAAGTCAAGAAGGCCATTAAGAGTTATCATAG TGGATTGCTATACCTCAAGGGCATCAACCAAGACCTCAACCCCAACAAGCTGCTGGTCCCCACCGAACCTCCACCAACCATCACCAAGGAGGCCAAAGCTGAAGTGGACTCACTCTCTGCTGACCTACACAACAACATAGCAG CATGCCTGTTGAAATTGGAGCCAGTGAAGTATGAGCGGGTGGTTGAGTGTTGCCAGGAGGTGACAGAGCTACAGCCGAACAATGTGAAAGGCTGGTATCGCCTTGGTCTGGCACACCACAACCTGCGGAACTTTGATGCTGCTAAGGATGCCTTAAAGGCAGCCAACCAGATAGCTGAGGGTCAAG ACATGGCAGTGAGAAAGCTGATGGTGGCTGTGGATCAGGAACTCAAGAGGGAAAACCAAAAATTCAATGACATGTTTAAAAACAGCCTTCTAGCAAAGAAAACGTGA